The genome window TGATGTGCTTGTAAAGCAAATTTTTTAGGTACAATTTTTAATAATTCTTCTTCAATTTTTAATCTATCGTTTGTTTGTTCAACTAACCCAATTCTTTGTGAAACTCTATCGACATGTGTATCGACTGCCATTGTTGGTTGTTGGTAAACTACATTCATAACAACATTCGCAGTTTTTCTACCAACTCCCGGTAAGGTTTCTAACTCTTCTCTACTTTCAGGTATTTTTCCAAGGTATTTAGAAACAATAATTCCAGACAAATTATAACAATTTTTTGCTTTGGTTTTTGCTAGACCAATGCTTTTTATGATTTTAAGAAAATTTTCTTCCCCCATTTCCAGTAAATCATAAGCTGAAAACTGGGGCTGAGAAGTGAAAAGAGGC of Pigmentibacter sp. JX0631 contains these proteins:
- the nth gene encoding endonuclease III is translated as MKKSAKIIYDKKIIYNIFSTLQQNWPDAKCELNHNNAFQLLIAVVLSAQATDKSVNKALEPLFTSQPQFSAYDLLEMGEENFLKIIKSIGLAKTKAKNCYNLSGIIVSKYLGKIPESREELETLPGVGRKTANVVMNVVYQQPTMAVDTHVDRVSQRIGLVEQTNDRLKIEEELLKIVPKKFALQAHHLLIFQGRYHCTAKNPKCNTCPIENLCLKNIKH